Proteins encoded in a region of the Thunnus maccoyii chromosome 4, fThuMac1.1, whole genome shotgun sequence genome:
- the cebpb gene encoding CCAAT/enhancer-binding protein beta, translating to MEVAGFYDEGSFAIHSRDSIISPISGGSSYWRLGDSMTELGIEERERAIDFSVYLDSALHYPQLAAQTQQQHQQQQHQQQGDVFSDFLAENKIKRVAANYKNYTLLNELETSQRDNLRDPREPYALGYTELQETRVDSVLSPEVVGSRYRTAAAAAAAERDDSQEDAKMENGSSGFDMRSYLHYQSTSGSLGNISTASSTCSSPPGTPAPSGKSRSPSHGGKMSSGKPKKRLDKDSEEYKMRRERNNLAVRKSRDKAKLRNLETQHKVLELAAENDRLQKRVEQLSRELATLRNLLSATGQC from the coding sequence ATGGAAGTAGCCGGCTTCTACGACGAGGGCAGCTTTGCTATCCACAGTAGAGACAGCATTATCAGCCCCATCAGCGGCGGCAGCTCTTATTGGAGGCTCGGTGACTCGATGACGGAGCTGGGAATTGAAGAGCGGGAGAGAGCGATAGACTTCAGTGTTTACCTGGACTCAGCTTTGCACTATCCGCAGCTGGCGGCGCagacgcagcagcagcaccagcagcaacagcacCAGCAGCAGGGGGACGTTTTCTCAGATTTCCTGGCTGAGAATAAGATCAAGAGAGTTGCAGCGAACTACAAGAACTACACGCTGCTCAACGAGCTGGAGACGAGTCAGCGCGACAACTTGAGGGACCCCAGGGAGCCCTACGCGCTGGGTTACACCGAGCTGCAGGAGACCCGGGTGGATAGTGTGCTCAGCCCTGAAGTCGTCGGGAGCCGCTacagaactgctgctgctgctgctgctgctgagagagACGACAGCCAGGAAGACGCAAAGATGGAGAACGGGTCGTCTGGCTTTGACATGAGGTCCTACCTTCATTACCAATCCACCAGCGGCAGTCTCGGAAACATCTCCACCGCGTCCTCGACTTGCTCCAGCCCGCCCGGCACACCTGCCCCGTCAGGTAAAAGCAGGTCACCATCGCACGGTGGCAAAATGTCCAGCGGGAAACCAAAGAAACGCCTGGACAAGGACAGTGAAGAGTACAAGATGAGGCGGGAGAGGAACAACCTCGCCGTGAGGAAGAGCAGGGACAAAGCCAAACTGCGCAACTTGGAGACTCAACATAAAGTGCTGGAACTGGCTGCAGAGAACGATCGTTTACAAAAGCGTGTGGAGCAGCTGTCCAGAGAGCTGGCCACCCTGCGCAACCTACTCTCTGCCACCGGACAATGTTAG